The following coding sequences are from one Malaciobacter pacificus window:
- a CDS encoding cyclophilin-like fold protein codes for MKISVESNGKIIVFELNNSDASKELLNQLPLKIKVEDYASMEKIFYPPNKLSTSNTPLANAKKGILAYYAPWGDVVMFYKDFGSAGGLYELGFVTSGIDDIKTLSGTIEITKVD; via the coding sequence ATGAAAATAAGTGTAGAATCAAATGGTAAAATAATAGTTTTTGAACTAAATAATTCAGATGCTTCAAAAGAGCTTCTAAATCAATTACCATTAAAAATCAAAGTTGAAGATTATGCTTCAATGGAAAAGATATTTTATCCACCAAATAAACTATCAACTTCAAACACACCACTTGCAAATGCAAAAAAAGGAATACTAGCTTATTATGCACCTTGGGGTGATGTAGTTATGTTTTATAAAGATTTTGGAAGTGCTGGTGGTTTATATGAATTAGGTTTTGTAACTTCAGGTATTGATGATATTAAAACTTTAAGTGGAACTATTGAAATAACAAAGGTAGACTAA
- a CDS encoding MarR family winged helix-turn-helix transcriptional regulator yields MENSKFNIYQSLGFYFNTIFVDMKRSMEEKLKQYDLTHLQFSILINLYKNDVTTQKEILRYTNGDEASITRLIDRLEGKGLLNRVPSPTDKRKKHLVLTSEGIKLIDEAISCAKEMNKELTKDLEKDEARVLLKLLKKVYSSFHES; encoded by the coding sequence ATGGAAAATAGTAAATTTAATATATACCAATCTTTAGGATTTTATTTTAATACTATTTTTGTAGATATGAAAAGAAGTATGGAAGAGAAGTTAAAACAGTATGATTTAACTCATTTACAATTTAGTATTTTAATCAATTTATATAAAAATGATGTAACAACTCAAAAAGAGATTTTAAGATACACAAATGGTGATGAAGCAAGTATTACTAGACTTATAGATAGACTTGAAGGAAAGGGATTATTAAATAGAGTTCCAAGTCCCACTGATAAAAGAAAAAAGCATTTGGTTTTGACAAGTGAGGGAATAAAGCTAATTGATGAAGCAATATCTTGTGCAAAAGAGATGAATAAAGAACTTACAAAAGATTTAGAAAAAGATGAAGCTAGAGTTTTATTAAAACTGCTTAAAAAAGTCTATTCATCTTTTCATGAGAGTTGA
- a CDS encoding LLM class flavin-dependent oxidoreductase, protein MKERIPLSVLDLVPIGEGFSISDAMNNSTKLAQAVEDFGYERYWIAEHHNFKSIASAATSVVLSHIGANTKKIRIGSGGIMLPNHAPLIIAEQFGTLEALYPNRIDLGLGRAPGTDQRTMMALRRDKNDGSDFPVMLNHLQYYLSNEGGPNAIKAVPGYGMEIPIWLLGSSTFSASLAAQKGLPFAFASHFAPDAMSAAIEEYRSNFVPSKQFEKPYVIVCINAICAQTLEEAEFLRTSELLKFLYMQRGDERLISKPVEDIDSIWEPWEERAIRNKTRESIYGTPEMVKEKLELLIERTGANEIMMNCWIHDPKKRIHSYELISKVWV, encoded by the coding sequence ATGAAAGAAAGAATACCTTTATCAGTACTTGATTTAGTCCCAATAGGTGAGGGCTTTTCAATTAGTGATGCTATGAATAATAGTACAAAATTGGCTCAAGCAGTTGAAGATTTCGGATATGAAAGATATTGGATAGCTGAACATCACAACTTCAAAAGTATTGCAAGTGCAGCTACTTCAGTTGTTTTAAGTCATATTGGAGCAAATACAAAAAAGATTAGAATAGGTTCAGGTGGAATCATGCTTCCAAATCACGCACCCCTAATCATAGCTGAGCAATTTGGTACTTTAGAAGCTTTATATCCAAATAGAATAGATTTAGGACTTGGACGTGCTCCAGGAACTGACCAGAGAACTATGATGGCCTTGCGAAGAGATAAAAATGATGGTTCTGATTTTCCAGTTATGTTAAATCATTTACAATATTATTTATCAAATGAAGGTGGACCAAATGCCATAAAAGCAGTTCCTGGATATGGAATGGAAATACCAATTTGGTTACTTGGTTCTAGTACTTTTAGTGCAAGTTTAGCAGCACAAAAAGGATTACCATTTGCTTTTGCTTCACATTTTGCACCTGATGCTATGAGTGCAGCAATTGAAGAATATAGAAGTAATTTTGTTCCTTCAAAACAGTTTGAAAAGCCTTATGTGATAGTTTGTATAAATGCTATATGTGCCCAAACTTTAGAAGAAGCAGAGTTTTTAAGAACATCAGAGCTATTAAAATTTTTATACATGCAAAGGGGTGATGAAAGATTGATTTCAAAACCAGTTGAAGATATAGATAGTATTTGGGAGCCTTGGGAAGAAAGAGCTATTAGAAATAAAACAAGAGAGTCTATATATGGAACTCCTGAAATGGTAAAAGAAAAATTAGAATTATTGATTGAGAGAACTGGAGCAAATGAAATTATGATGAATTGTTGGATTCACGACCCTAAAAAAAGAATACATTCCTATGAACTTATATCAAAAGTGTGGGTGTAA
- a CDS encoding protein kinase family protein — protein sequence MRKLSYYLYPEYFTGYILMEYIQGEDIEKYIEKSPEQINDIFLQLINGFKYLEEHNILHRDMRPYNIMVDNSGLVKIIDFGFGKKVHFEKDFDKSITLNWWCETPNDFLNKIYNFKTEVYFIGKLIEKIILEQNIQEFKFKELLSAMTYKNPVNRIESFNNCYKKILNEKALDINFNEFEIQLYREFSNTLYSILSTIESSTKFINDNDKILRKLEQLYKNTMLEEFLPSPVLLSRCFLDGEYTYNKHYSIKVNLIKDFINLFKSLSKSKKNIIINNLETKLEVVERYDGFDADDIPF from the coding sequence GTGCGAAAGTTAAGTTATTATCTTTATCCTGAATATTTTACAGGATATATTTTGATGGAATATATTCAAGGTGAAGATATTGAAAAATATATAGAGAAATCACCTGAACAAATTAATGATATTTTTCTTCAACTTATTAATGGTTTTAAATATTTGGAAGAACATAATATTTTACATAGAGATATGAGACCATACAATATAATGGTTGACAATAGTGGGTTGGTTAAAATTATAGATTTTGGATTTGGTAAAAAAGTTCATTTTGAAAAAGATTTTGACAAAAGTATAACTTTAAATTGGTGGTGTGAAACACCAAATGATTTTTTGAACAAAATATACAATTTTAAAACTGAAGTGTATTTCATTGGCAAATTAATTGAAAAAATTATATTAGAACAAAATATACAAGAATTTAAATTTAAAGAATTACTATCTGCTATGACATATAAAAATCCAGTTAATAGAATAGAGTCATTTAATAACTGTTATAAAAAAATATTGAATGAAAAAGCTTTAGATATAAATTTTAACGAATTTGAGATTCAACTTTACAGAGAGTTTTCAAATACCTTGTATAGTATTTTATCAACAATAGAATCTTCAACAAAATTTATTAATGATAATGACAAAATTTTAAGAAAGTTAGAACAATTATATAAGAATACAATGCTTGAGGAGTTTTTACCATCGCCTGTATTATTAAGTAGATGTTTTTTAGATGGAGAGTACACTTATAATAAACATTACAGCATAAAAGTAAATTTAATAAAAGATTTTATTAATCTTTTCAAAAGTTTATCAAAAAGTAAAAAAAATATTATTATAAATAACTTGGAAACTAAGTTAGAAGTTGTAGAACGTTATGATGGATTTGATGCTGATGATATTCCATTTTAA
- a CDS encoding PIN domain-containing protein, translating into MSNTKKMRNNYIFIDFENVQPTSFEFPEDYPFKVIVFIGANQTKIPIELATSMQSLGDKAEYVVISGNGKNALDFHITFYLGKLYEKDPKGYFHIITKDTGFDVLIKHLREKKTLINRYDEISEIPALKQSNCETLSIDEKIKLIVDYLIKRGNAKPRKVETLSNTINSICARSLNSNQLDAIIKAMVKEKLIVIDGAKITYTLKDNKY; encoded by the coding sequence TTGAGTAATACAAAAAAAATGAGAAATAATTATATTTTTATAGATTTTGAAAATGTTCAACCTACATCTTTTGAGTTTCCAGAAGATTATCCTTTTAAAGTTATTGTTTTTATTGGAGCAAATCAAACAAAGATTCCTATTGAACTTGCTACATCAATGCAAAGTTTAGGAGATAAAGCTGAATATGTAGTAATAAGTGGTAATGGCAAAAATGCTTTAGACTTTCACATTACGTTTTACCTTGGTAAACTATATGAAAAAGACCCTAAAGGGTATTTTCATATAATCACTAAAGATACTGGTTTTGATGTACTAATTAAACATCTTAGAGAAAAAAAGACTTTAATAAATCGCTATGATGAGATTAGTGAAATTCCAGCTTTGAAACAATCAAACTGTGAAACATTATCTATTGATGAAAAAATAAAATTAATTGTTGACTATTTAATTAAAAGAGGAAATGCAAAGCCTAGAAAAGTTGAAACCCTATCAAATACTATAAACTCAATATGTGCAAGAAGTTTAAATAGTAATCAACTTGATGCTATCATTAAGGCAATGGTTAAAGAAAAGCTTATTGTCATTGATGGTGCTAAGATAACATATACACTAAAAGATAACAAGTACTAG
- a CDS encoding transposase, producing MQIESKIIGIINDKLKNPIYETLRLLNMKTILTKSNFSKKEGVAVHMVVLHFVYMLVMNKKISTFMDQSNDSFKKDVYYRLLSNTSYNWRKLLSLSSLKILSLLHKVQDSKLVRVLILDDTVEDKVGKNIEGSCDNLWSNKAKRKIRGVNVVSLNYSDGYSNFMLDFAIAMNSYARVKIEEFTNIIDHRTNAHKRRLESLKGKSQIAIEMIKRAVASGIYADYLLVDSWYSKPVFIETMNELGLQVISRMVNNDRIWNFTGEKKTLDGIYNKFKKLKSIKMGQYGKKIKFEYFSTIVEHKKAGKLKIVFIKTKENLIPIVSTNLILSDEEIIDIYKRRWDIEQGYKELREHFGFGKEENRIYEALIARITLSFFTYNVVSYINRISNEPKTIGGLFKDLECELHTLAIAMQAFLAILDEIAKIEEVVNRNEDFTAIIDLLRDVTGKLLGFRCES from the coding sequence ATGCAGATAGAATCCAAGATCATCGGTATTATAAACGATAAGTTAAAAAATCCAATCTATGAAACATTACGTTTGTTAAATATGAAAACTATTTTAACCAAGAGCAATTTTTCTAAAAAAGAGGGAGTTGCTGTTCATATGGTTGTATTACATTTTGTATATATGCTGGTTATGAATAAAAAAATATCAACCTTTATGGATCAAAGTAATGATAGTTTCAAAAAAGATGTATATTATCGATTACTTTCCAATACTTCTTATAATTGGAGAAAACTATTATCTCTTAGTTCTTTAAAGATCTTATCACTACTTCATAAAGTGCAAGATTCAAAGCTAGTAAGAGTTCTTATACTTGATGATACTGTTGAAGATAAAGTTGGTAAAAATATAGAGGGAAGTTGTGACAACCTTTGGAGCAATAAAGCAAAGAGAAAAATCAGAGGTGTAAATGTTGTATCACTAAACTATAGTGATGGTTATTCAAATTTTATGTTGGACTTTGCAATTGCTATGAACAGTTATGCAAGGGTAAAGATAGAAGAGTTTACAAATATTATTGATCATCGAACCAATGCACATAAGCGAAGATTGGAAAGCTTAAAAGGGAAATCACAAATTGCTATAGAGATGATTAAAAGAGCAGTAGCTAGTGGTATATATGCAGATTATCTGCTTGTAGATAGCTGGTATTCTAAACCTGTATTTATAGAAACTATGAATGAACTTGGATTGCAAGTCATTTCAAGAATGGTAAACAATGACAGGATATGGAATTTTACAGGAGAGAAAAAGACCCTTGATGGCATCTATAACAAATTTAAAAAGCTTAAATCTATCAAGATGGGTCAATATGGCAAAAAGATAAAGTTTGAGTATTTTTCAACCATAGTTGAACATAAAAAAGCTGGTAAATTAAAAATTGTTTTTATAAAAACAAAAGAGAATTTAATACCAATCGTATCAACCAATCTTATACTTAGTGATGAAGAGATTATAGATATTTATAAAAGACGATGGGATATAGAACAAGGGTATAAAGAACTTCGTGAACACTTTGGATTCGGAAAAGAAGAGAATCGAATCTATGAAGCTTTGATAGCCAGAATTACACTATCTTTTTTTACATACAATGTTGTTAGCTATATAAATCGTATCAGCAATGAACCTAAAACAATTGGTGGATTGTTTAAAGATTTAGAATGTGAACTTCATACTCTAGCAATAGCTATGCAAGCATTTTTAGCTATTTTAGATGAGATTGCAAAAATTGAAGAAGTTGTCAATAGAAATGAGGATTTTACAGCTATCATTGATCTATTAAGAGATGTGACTGGAAAATTGCTTGGTTTTAGGTGCGAAAGTTAA
- a CDS encoding type II toxin-antitoxin system RelE family toxin: MSKYQIAETKTFEKIKKKIDKKLYSKIKNFVYPQLRENPFYGTNIKKLKDNLEGYYRYRIGNYRLFYLIEENKLIIAVVDFKHRQKAYD; this comes from the coding sequence TTGTCTAAGTATCAAATTGCAGAAACTAAAACTTTTGAAAAAATTAAAAAAAAGATAGATAAAAAGCTCTATTCAAAAATTAAAAACTTTGTTTATCCCCAACTTAGAGAAAACCCTTTTTATGGAACAAACATTAAAAAGCTAAAAGATAATCTTGAAGGCTATTATAGATATAGAATTGGAAATTATAGACTTTTTTACCTTATCGAAGAGAATAAGCTTATTATTGCTGTTGTTGATTTTAAACACAGACAAAAAGCTTATGATTAA
- a CDS encoding CopG family transcriptional regulator, with protein MKTVTMRIDDSIYDMIKLAADGQKRNLSNFIEFATMQYLTSSQFVENDEMAEIMNDKELVKNLMDGLEDFKKGDYTIV; from the coding sequence ATGAAAACAGTAACTATGAGAATAGATGATTCAATTTACGATATGATAAAACTTGCAGCTGATGGTCAAAAAAGAAATCTTTCAAATTTTATAGAGTTTGCAACAATGCAATACTTGACATCTTCACAATTTGTAGAAAATGATGAAATGGCTGAAATAATGAATGATAAAGAGCTAGTAAAAAACCTTATGGATGGACTAGAAGATTTCAAAAAAGGTGACTATACAATTGTCTAA